A part of Denitratisoma oestradiolicum genomic DNA contains:
- a CDS encoding PHA/PHB synthase family protein, with protein MSMPNPGNTPAEPAPPWKALRAIEKAIEGNFDPMGMATPLLHAQLAWLAHPMELGNVLASFSQRMWALQWHSWMRSLGRPSDDVVQPHPDDNRFADTLWTESATWDIAKEWYLTFTHQIQDMLYETPGLSSKDRRRAAFWWRKWLNAVAPTNFLLTNPVALRKAVETNGESILRGFQNFMEDVRLGNIRMTNPDDFKVGETLATTPGKVVFRNYLLEVIHYTPTVRRVHQIPLVIVMPWINKFYLLDLVPRKSMVKYLLDQGYDVYITSWKNPSAEMREVSFDDYLTDGIARIIEVARSISGAQQVNAVGYCIGGAALVTYMAWANMHYAVDQVPVKSVTLFTALVDYKRPGDIEVFVDEGSVRWLTNAMEEKGYLDGKQMALAFRLLRSNSLIWHYVVHGYLYGEKLQPMDVLYWNMDATRMPAAMHAWYLREFYLHNKLIKPDALEVAGEPIDLQRIVQPIYAVAAADDHIAPWRQAFRVNNFTAGTKRFVLSSSGHILGIVNPVVMPPKREYWVSDVERHDTGESWQSRAQHHEGSWWVDWMAWLNPQSGKLGAAPAVTTAAYPALADAPGTYVLES; from the coding sequence ATGAGCATGCCCAACCCTGGCAATACCCCGGCGGAACCGGCACCGCCCTGGAAGGCCTTGCGTGCCATCGAGAAAGCCATCGAGGGCAACTTCGATCCGATGGGGATGGCGACACCCTTGCTCCACGCCCAATTGGCCTGGCTGGCCCACCCCATGGAACTGGGCAATGTCCTGGCGAGCTTTTCCCAGCGGATGTGGGCGCTGCAATGGCATTCCTGGATGCGCTCCCTGGGGAGGCCGAGCGACGACGTGGTGCAACCTCATCCCGACGATAACCGTTTCGCCGATACTCTTTGGACCGAGTCGGCTACCTGGGATATCGCAAAGGAGTGGTATCTGACGTTTACGCACCAGATTCAGGACATGCTCTACGAAACGCCGGGCCTATCCAGCAAGGATCGCCGCCGGGCCGCCTTCTGGTGGCGCAAATGGCTCAATGCGGTGGCGCCGACCAATTTCCTGCTGACCAACCCGGTGGCCCTGAGAAAGGCCGTGGAGACCAATGGCGAGAGCATCCTTCGGGGTTTTCAAAATTTCATGGAGGATGTCCGGCTGGGCAATATCCGGATGACCAATCCGGATGACTTCAAGGTGGGCGAGACCCTGGCCACTACGCCCGGAAAAGTGGTTTTCCGCAACTATTTGCTGGAGGTGATCCACTACACGCCAACGGTCAGGCGCGTGCATCAAATCCCCTTGGTCATCGTGATGCCCTGGATCAACAAGTTCTATCTGCTGGACCTGGTGCCCAGAAAAAGCATGGTCAAGTATCTGCTCGACCAAGGCTACGACGTTTACATCACGAGTTGGAAGAATCCCTCTGCGGAAATGCGCGAGGTGAGTTTCGACGACTATCTGACGGACGGCATTGCACGGATCATCGAGGTGGCCCGGTCGATCTCCGGTGCGCAGCAGGTCAATGCCGTGGGCTACTGCATCGGCGGCGCCGCCCTGGTCACCTACATGGCCTGGGCCAACATGCACTATGCGGTCGATCAGGTACCGGTGAAGTCGGTCACGCTGTTTACCGCCCTGGTGGATTACAAGAGGCCAGGCGATATCGAGGTGTTTGTCGATGAGGGCAGCGTACGCTGGCTTACCAATGCCATGGAGGAGAAGGGCTATCTGGACGGTAAGCAGATGGCGCTGGCTTTTCGCCTACTGCGCTCCAACAGCCTGATTTGGCACTATGTTGTGCACGGCTACCTATATGGGGAAAAGCTGCAACCGATGGATGTCCTTTACTGGAATATGGATGCCACCCGGATGCCGGCGGCGATGCATGCCTGGTATTTGAGGGAGTTCTATCTGCATAACAAGCTGATCAAGCCGGATGCACTGGAAGTGGCTGGGGAGCCCATTGACTTGCAGCGGATCGTGCAGCCGATATATGCCGTGGCTGCGGCCGATGATCATATCGCGCCTTGGCGCCAGGCCTTTCGCGTCAATAACTTTACTGCGGGCACGAAGCGTTTCGTGTTGTCTTCCTCCGGGCACATCCTCGGCATCGTCAATCCGGTGGTGATGCCGCCCAAGCGCGAATATTGGGTGTCGGATGTGGAACGGCACGATACCGGCGAAAGCTGGCAGTCCCGTGCCCAGCATCACGAGGGAAGTTGGTGGGTGGACTGGATGGCCTGGCTCAATCCTCAGTCCGGAAAACTGGGCGCTGCGCCCGCAGTGACGACCGCAGCCTATCCGGCGCTTGCTGACGCCCCTGGAACTTATGTCCTGGAAAGCTGA
- a CDS encoding universal stress protein, with the protein MFRHILVPTDGSEFSTDTVKRAIGFAQETGATITFFFAKPDYPVALYGEGALIDPTTPEKFAEMADQQAAEILSAAEAIAKAANVSCNSTSTTNNVPWEAIIEAAKETGCDLIFMASHGRRGLAGLLLGSETQKVLTHTKIPVLVYR; encoded by the coding sequence ATGTTCAGGCATATTCTTGTTCCCACTGACGGCTCCGAGTTTTCCACCGACACCGTCAAGCGCGCCATCGGTTTTGCCCAGGAGACGGGAGCGACCATCACCTTCTTTTTCGCCAAGCCCGATTATCCCGTCGCGCTTTATGGGGAAGGCGCACTGATCGACCCCACCACCCCGGAGAAGTTTGCTGAAATGGCCGACCAGCAGGCCGCTGAAATACTCAGCGCCGCCGAAGCGATCGCCAAGGCAGCCAACGTATCCTGCAACTCCACCAGCACTACCAATAATGTTCCCTGGGAGGCCATCATCGAGGCGGCCAAGGAGACCGGCTGCGACCTGATTTTCATGGCCTCCCATGGCCGTCGTGGACTTGCCGGACTGCTGCTGGGATCGGAAACCCAGAAGGTGCTGACCCATACAAAAATTCCGGTGCTGGTCTATCGGTAG
- a CDS encoding FixH family protein, which translates to MNSGPVGTPWYRERWPWLLMAGPFIVVVASMITLWIAMSTSDGLVTEDYYRKGLAANQTIARSNQAEAFGLKAGVLVAEGRTEIRLFADSPLFRPPAALYVTVSHPTRAGLDQTQVLPVQDGVYIGQFRLPATGHWIVLIEDDIQTWRLMGNVVLPAAREIMIGGPGPADLRSQ; encoded by the coding sequence ATGAATTCCGGCCCTGTCGGCACACCCTGGTATCGGGAACGGTGGCCCTGGTTACTGATGGCCGGGCCGTTTATTGTGGTGGTTGCCAGCATGATCACCCTGTGGATTGCGATGTCCACTAGTGATGGCCTGGTGACCGAGGATTACTACCGGAAGGGATTGGCCGCTAACCAGACTATCGCCCGCAGCAACCAGGCCGAAGCCTTCGGATTGAAGGCGGGTGTGCTCGTCGCCGAAGGGCGAACCGAGATTCGCCTGTTCGCGGACAGCCCCTTGTTTCGCCCGCCGGCGGCCCTGTATGTGACGGTCTCCCATCCAACGCGGGCGGGGTTGGACCAGACTCAGGTACTGCCGGTGCAGGACGGGGTATACATCGGCCAGTTCCGGCTACCAGCGACGGGGCATTGGATTGTGTTGATCGAGGACGATATCCAGACCTGGCGGTTGATGGGGAATGTGGTGCTACCGGCGGCCAGGGAAATCATGATCGGCGGGCCGGGGCCTGCCGATCTGCGGAGTCAGTAA
- the ccoG gene encoding cytochrome c oxidase accessory protein CcoG → MSAESPGYPPNISESAEEPLYEIQKKIYARSVSGRFATWRWVLVWLTQLVYYGFCWLPWNGRQAVLFDLVERKFYIFGLILWPQDVFFLAVLLIICAYAMFLFTAVGGRLWCGYACPQTVYTELFMWIEQVFEGDRNARMRLDQAPMNAEKFIRKTGKYSSWILLSAWTGFTLVGYFTPVKTLWGSFWSFNLGPWESFWIFFYGGFTYLLAGHLREQVCKYMCPYARFQGVMFDPDTLVITYDEERGEPRGPRSKKIDYRQQGLGDCVDCGLCVAVCPTGIDIRQGLQYECIGCAACIDACDQVMDKMGYPMGLIRYSTEHAVEQHWGWKDILGHIIRPRVVIYSAVLAAICIAFAWGLATKPSLRVDVIRDRATLSREVEDGLIENVYRLQVMNVSEQPQTFHIEVEGLPGIHLEGIRTVAVGPASVVPVTIQIRAPLDSGKRGANRIHINVASPTDDKARVHEKATFFLP, encoded by the coding sequence ATGAGCGCCGAATCCCCAGGGTATCCGCCAAATATCTCCGAGTCGGCCGAAGAGCCGCTCTACGAGATACAGAAAAAAATCTATGCACGCTCCGTGTCGGGACGTTTCGCAACCTGGCGCTGGGTACTGGTCTGGCTGACACAACTGGTCTACTACGGGTTCTGCTGGTTACCCTGGAACGGTCGCCAGGCGGTGTTGTTCGATCTGGTGGAACGGAAGTTCTATATCTTCGGCCTGATCCTGTGGCCCCAGGATGTCTTCTTCCTGGCAGTGCTGCTGATCATTTGTGCCTATGCCATGTTCCTGTTCACTGCCGTGGGGGGGCGTCTCTGGTGTGGCTATGCCTGTCCTCAGACGGTCTATACAGAACTCTTCATGTGGATCGAACAGGTCTTCGAAGGGGATCGGAATGCCCGTATGCGTCTGGATCAGGCGCCGATGAACGCGGAAAAATTCATTCGTAAAACCGGCAAGTATTCTTCCTGGATACTACTGTCGGCCTGGACGGGCTTTACCCTGGTCGGCTATTTCACTCCGGTCAAAACGCTCTGGGGATCTTTCTGGTCTTTCAACCTGGGACCCTGGGAGAGTTTCTGGATTTTTTTCTATGGTGGTTTTACCTATCTCTTGGCCGGACATTTGCGGGAGCAGGTGTGCAAGTACATGTGCCCCTACGCAAGATTCCAGGGGGTAATGTTTGACCCCGATACCCTGGTTATCACCTACGACGAGGAAAGAGGAGAACCCCGTGGCCCCCGTTCCAAGAAGATCGACTATCGCCAGCAGGGGCTCGGGGATTGCGTGGACTGCGGGCTATGCGTTGCCGTCTGTCCCACTGGCATCGATATTCGCCAGGGTCTGCAATACGAATGCATCGGTTGTGCCGCCTGTATTGATGCCTGTGACCAAGTGATGGACAAGATGGGCTATCCCATGGGTCTGATCCGCTACTCGACAGAACATGCCGTTGAGCAGCATTGGGGGTGGAAGGATATCTTGGGGCACATTATCCGGCCCCGGGTGGTGATTTATAGCGCCGTGCTTGCCGCCATCTGTATTGCCTTCGCCTGGGGGCTGGCGACCAAGCCATCCCTGAGAGTGGATGTGATCCGGGATCGGGCGACCCTGTCCCGGGAGGTGGAGGACGGACTGATCGAGAACGTCTACCGTTTGCAAGTGATGAACGTCTCCGAGCAACCACAGACCTTCCATATCGAGGTGGAGGGTCTGCCGGGAATTCACCTGGAGGGCATCCGTACAGTGGCAGTGGGACCGGCCAGCGTCGTTCCAGTGACAATACAAATCCGGGCACCGCTGGATTCAGGAAAGCGTGGCGCCAATCGAATCCACATCAACGTGGCCTCACCGACCGACGACAAGGCGCGAGTTCACGAGAAAGCGACCTTCTTCCTGCCATGA
- the ccoP gene encoding cytochrome-c oxidase, cbb3-type subunit III has translation MDFKNTSDFVSGFWNIYVVGLTLASVIGCGVLLWIQGAAKHSAGQTTGHVWDDDLEEYNNPLPSWWRWMFYLTVVFALVYLALYPGLGTYGGSFSWTMRGQYEKESQVADERFVQAYGPLLKMSLAAVAADPRAKEAGQRLFLTYCAQCHGADAKGTRGFPNLTDSDWLWGGSPEQIKETILKGRDAMMPAKGLKPDLTTDQIRDLAHYVRSLSGLTADSVRVQRGQELFAPSCGACHGPEGKGTVGMAPNLTDKVWLYSSSEDVIVETITKGRQNRMPAFGEFLGDAKVHLLAAYVYGLGGGAKATPPSADPVVPEAK, from the coding sequence ATGGACTTCAAGAATACGAGCGATTTCGTTAGCGGCTTTTGGAACATCTATGTGGTCGGACTCACCCTGGCGAGCGTCATTGGTTGCGGGGTACTGCTTTGGATCCAAGGTGCCGCCAAGCATTCCGCCGGTCAGACGACTGGTCATGTCTGGGACGATGATCTGGAGGAGTACAACAATCCCCTGCCTTCCTGGTGGCGCTGGATGTTTTACCTGACAGTGGTTTTTGCCCTGGTCTATCTGGCTCTCTATCCGGGGTTGGGAACCTACGGCGGCTCTTTCTCATGGACCATGCGTGGCCAGTATGAGAAGGAAAGCCAGGTCGCCGACGAGCGATTCGTCCAGGCCTATGGCCCTTTGCTGAAAATGAGTCTGGCAGCGGTTGCCGCCGATCCACGGGCCAAGGAAGCCGGGCAGCGTCTGTTTCTGACCTACTGCGCCCAGTGTCATGGCGCCGATGCAAAGGGTACGCGTGGCTTTCCCAATCTGACGGACAGCGACTGGCTTTGGGGTGGTTCTCCTGAGCAGATCAAGGAAACCATACTCAAGGGGCGTGATGCCATGATGCCGGCCAAGGGTCTGAAGCCTGATCTGACCACCGATCAAATCAGGGATCTGGCCCATTATGTGCGATCGCTCTCTGGTCTGACTGCGGATTCGGTGCGTGTTCAGCGAGGGCAGGAGTTATTTGCTCCGTCCTGCGGTGCCTGTCATGGCCCGGAAGGCAAGGGCACGGTGGGTATGGCGCCGAACCTGACCGACAAGGTATGGCTCTACAGCAGTTCCGAGGATGTAATCGTCGAGACCATCACCAAGGGACGCCAGAACCGCATGCCGGCCTTTGGCGAGTTTCTCGGCGACGCAAAAGTGCATCTGCTGGCGGCCTATGTTTATGGCCTGGGTGGTGGCGCCAAGGCAACTCCACCCAGTGCTGACCCGGTGGTGCCCGAGGCCAAATAA
- a CDS encoding cbb3-type cytochrome oxidase subunit 3, whose amino-acid sequence MDINDLRSMFTVLTFVLFVGIVWWAYSGQRKQAFDEAANLPLDDDSVPGGTGAGSTDK is encoded by the coding sequence GTGGATATCAACGACCTGCGCTCGATGTTTACGGTGCTGACCTTCGTCTTGTTTGTCGGCATTGTGTGGTGGGCCTATTCGGGCCAACGCAAGCAGGCTTTTGACGAGGCGGCAAACCTGCCCCTGGACGACGACTCTGTCCCAGGCGGCACGGGTGCGGGCTCCACGGATAAGTGA
- the ccoO gene encoding cytochrome-c oxidase, cbb3-type subunit II, with the protein MLTHEKIEKNLGWLIVLVILVVSVGGLVEIVPLFFQKSTTTPVNELVKPYDPVRLVGRDIYIREGCYNCHSQMIRPFRAETERYGHYSVAGEFVYDHPFQWGSKRTGPDLARVGGRYSDLWHRTHLLNPRDVVPESNMPAYYWLDRPAKTGDIELKMQALRKVGVPYTDEEIAGAKQAVEGKSEIECLIAYLQGMGTALKQAR; encoded by the coding sequence ATGTTGACCCATGAAAAAATCGAGAAAAATCTAGGATGGTTGATCGTCCTGGTCATCCTCGTGGTGAGCGTGGGCGGTCTGGTGGAGATCGTCCCCCTGTTCTTCCAAAAGTCTACCACCACCCCTGTCAATGAACTGGTCAAGCCCTACGACCCGGTTCGGCTGGTGGGTCGGGATATCTACATCCGAGAAGGCTGCTACAACTGCCATTCCCAGATGATTCGTCCCTTCCGTGCCGAAACCGAGCGTTACGGCCACTATTCCGTGGCGGGCGAGTTTGTCTATGACCATCCCTTCCAGTGGGGTTCCAAGCGTACCGGCCCTGATCTGGCCCGGGTTGGCGGCCGTTATTCCGATCTTTGGCATCGCACTCACCTGCTGAATCCCCGTGACGTGGTGCCGGAGTCGAACATGCCTGCCTACTACTGGCTGGATCGTCCAGCGAAAACCGGCGACATCGAACTCAAGATGCAGGCTTTGCGCAAGGTTGGCGTTCCTTATACCGATGAGGAGATTGCCGGTGCCAAGCAGGCCGTGGAGGGTAAGTCCGAGATCGAGTGCCTGATCGCCTACCTGCAAGGGATGGGCACGGCGCTCAAACAGGCGAGGTAA
- the ccoN gene encoding cytochrome-c oxidase, cbb3-type subunit I, translating into MQSQSTYNYKVVRQFAVMTVIWGIVGMLVGVIIAAQLVWPELNVVEWLSYGRLRPLHTNAVIFAFGGCALFATSYYCVQRTSHAPLFAPALAALTFWGWQLIIVLAAVSLPLGFTSGKEYAELEWPIDILITVVWVSYAIVFFGTIMKRKTPHIYVANWFFGGFILTVALLHLVNSAEIPVTLTKSYSAYAGVQDAMVQWWYGHNAVGFFLTAGFLGMMYYFVPKQAGRPVYSYRLSVVHFWALIFTYMWAGPHHLHYTALPDWTQSLGMIFSLILLAPSWGGMINGIMTLSGAWHKLRDDPVLKFMITSLSFYGMSTFEGPMMSIKTVNALSHYTDWTVGHVHSGALGWVAMISIGSIYYLLPRLFGRKEMHSTSLINVHFWVATIGVVLYIASMWIAGVMQGLMWRATNEDGTLTYSFVESVKASYPFWTIRIVGGLMFLAGMVIMAYNMFRTIAGGKAFNAPVVLPAGHHA; encoded by the coding sequence ATGCAGTCGCAATCGACTTATAACTATAAAGTCGTGCGCCAGTTCGCCGTGATGACCGTAATTTGGGGCATCGTTGGCATGCTGGTGGGGGTGATCATCGCCGCCCAGTTGGTCTGGCCTGAACTCAACGTGGTCGAATGGTTGAGCTATGGCCGTCTCAGACCTTTGCACACCAATGCCGTGATTTTCGCTTTTGGCGGCTGTGCGTTGTTCGCAACTTCTTACTATTGTGTGCAGCGGACTTCCCATGCGCCGCTTTTCGCGCCGGCACTGGCAGCCCTGACCTTCTGGGGCTGGCAGCTGATCATCGTGCTGGCCGCCGTGTCTTTACCCCTGGGTTTCACCAGCGGTAAGGAGTACGCCGAACTGGAATGGCCGATCGATATTTTGATCACCGTGGTGTGGGTGTCTTACGCCATTGTGTTCTTCGGCACGATCATGAAGCGCAAAACCCCTCATATCTATGTGGCCAACTGGTTCTTCGGCGGCTTCATTCTGACGGTGGCCCTGCTTCATCTGGTCAATAGCGCCGAAATTCCGGTGACCCTGACCAAGTCCTATTCTGCCTATGCCGGGGTTCAGGATGCGATGGTTCAGTGGTGGTATGGACACAATGCGGTGGGCTTTTTCCTGACCGCGGGTTTCCTGGGAATGATGTATTACTTTGTTCCAAAGCAGGCCGGCCGTCCCGTGTATTCCTACCGGCTCTCGGTGGTGCACTTCTGGGCGTTGATCTTCACCTATATGTGGGCGGGTCCTCACCATCTGCATTACACCGCCTTGCCGGACTGGACCCAGTCCCTGGGCATGATCTTCTCCCTGATTCTGTTGGCCCCAAGTTGGGGTGGGATGATCAACGGCATCATGACCCTTTCTGGCGCGTGGCATAAACTGCGGGACGACCCTGTCCTGAAGTTCATGATCACCTCCCTTTCCTTCTACGGTATGTCCACGTTTGAAGGTCCGATGATGTCGATCAAGACGGTGAATGCCTTGTCCCATTACACGGACTGGACGGTCGGTCACGTGCACTCTGGTGCCCTGGGCTGGGTGGCGATGATTTCCATCGGTTCCATCTACTATTTGTTGCCGCGCCTTTTCGGCCGCAAGGAGATGCATTCCACCAGTCTGATCAACGTCCATTTCTGGGTAGCCACCATCGGTGTGGTGCTTTACATCGCGTCCATGTGGATCGCCGGTGTAATGCAGGGACTGATGTGGCGGGCGACCAACGAGGACGGCACACTGACCTACTCCTTCGTCGAGAGCGTCAAGGCATCGTATCCATTCTGGACGATTCGTATCGTAGGGGGCCTGATGTTCCTCGCTGGCATGGTGATCATGGCTTACAACATGTTCCGGACCATCGCTGGTGGCAAGGCTTTCAATGCGCCGGTGGTGCTGCCGGCCGGTCATCACGCCTGA
- the ccoS gene encoding cbb3-type cytochrome oxidase assembly protein CcoS has translation MEILYLLVPLSLLLVFVIAGIFWWSLRNGQFEDLEGPAYRVLMDNDNFSASDDGLVQSIQGVDVGQRSQTEK, from the coding sequence ATGGAAATTCTCTATTTGTTGGTGCCCTTGTCCCTGTTGCTGGTGTTCGTCATCGCCGGGATTTTCTGGTGGTCATTGCGCAATGGTCAGTTCGAGGACCTGGAGGGACCTGCTTATCGGGTCCTGATGGACAATGACAATTTTTCTGCGTCGGATGATGGCTTGGTGCAATCGATCCAAGGCGTTGATGTAGGTCAACGATCCCAAACGGAAAAATAG